The region AGCCCTGCACCGTCATGCCGGGGGCGGTGGCGGGCGCGTCGATCAGCGCCGCCAGCTCGTCGTCCAGCTTCATCACGGTCAGGGTCACGCCCATCATGTCCAGCGAGGTAAAGTAGTTGCCCACGAAGGGCCGGTGGATCGAGATACCCTTGTCCTCCAGCCCCCTGGCGATGCGATCGTAGACCACGTAAAGCTCGTTGATCGGGGTGGCGCCCAGACCCGAAAGCAGCACGCAGACGCGGTCGCCGCTGTCCAGATCGTGGTCGTCCAGCACGATCTGCAGCATCCGGTTGGCCACCGCGTCGGCGGATTCAAGATCGGCGACCTCGGTGCCCGGCTCGCCGTGGTGGCCGATGCCGACCTCCATCTTGCCGGCGGGGATGTCGAAATTGGGTTTGCCATTGGCGGGCAGGGTGCAGGGCGCCAGGCCAACCCCGACCGACCGGGTCGCGTCGATCGCCTTCTGCGCGGTGGCCTGTACCTCGGCCAGGCTGGCGCCGGTGGCGGCCTTGGCGCCACCGACCTTCCACATCAGGATCTCGCCCGCGACGCCGCGCCGCTTGGCGCGTTCCTCTGCGGGGGCAGAGCAGACGTCGTCGTTGGCGACGACGGTGCGCACCTCGATGCCCTCCTTGGCCGCCATGCGGGCGGCCATCTTCACGTTCATGTTGTCGCCGGCGTAGTTGCCATAGAGCACCGCCACGCCCGCGCCGCCATCGGCGGCGCGCATCGCTTCGAGAAAGGCCTTGGCGGTGGGCGACGAGAACAGCTCGCCCACGGCGACCGCGTCCACCATGCCGGGTCCGGCGTAACCCACGAAAGCCGGTTCGTGCCCCGACCCGCCGCCAGTTACCACACCGACGCGGCCGGTTTCGCCGCAGCCGCGGGCCAGCACAACGCGGGGATTCGCGGACGACAGGCTGACCAGATCGGCATGCGCCCGGACAAAGCCGGAGACGGTTTCATCCACGATATCGTCAGGGTCGTTGAACAGTCTTTGCATGAAGCCTCCTCCTGTCGCGCCCCCGGATGGGCGCGGTTCCGGCGAGAGTCCATGCAAAGGGCCCGCCACCGTCTTCCTTTCATTTCCGAGACATGTGGCGGCTGTCAACCGAAATCCCGCAGAGAATTTTACAAAACAAATATTGCCGTTGACAAAAGTAGAGATGCGGGCTTCTTTCAGGGGCGGGAGGCCCGGCGGCTCTGAAAGCCCCGGCCTCAGTGGGAGGAATGTCATGAAATCCAGACGGCTGGACCCGCAGCTCGTGTTCCTTGTCGGGATCAACGCCGCCATCGTGATCGCGGCGATGGCGCTGGTGGGCGAGCGGTTCATGTCCCTCTACAATTTCCAGTCCATGGGCACGCAGGTCCCGGAGCTGGCGCTGCTCGCGCTTGGCGTGATGCTGGCGATGGTCTCGGGCAACGGCGGCATCGATCTGTCGGGCATCGCCCTGGCGAACCTGTCGGGCGTGGTCGCCTATCTGGCGACCTCCGCCGCCTTTGACGCAAGCGTCGCACCGGTGGCTTTCTTCGCGATGTTCGCGGGGATCGCGCTGCTGACCGGCGTGGCGGGCGGTGCGCTGAACGGCGCACTCATCGGGTTCGCGGGAATGACGCCGATCATCGCCACGCTGGGCACGCAGCTTCTGTTCACCGGGGTCGCGGTGGGGCTGACCGGCGGCTCGGCGCTGCAACTGGGCTATGTGCCGGTGATCGACGACTTCGGCAACATGCCCTACATGGGCGTGCCCCGGACCTTCGCGATCCTGATCGTCATCGCGCTGGCACTGGCGGCACTGCTGCGGTTCTCGCGCTTCGGCATCCACCTGTTCCTGATGGGCTCGAACCCCAAGGCGGCGCGCTTCGCCGGGGTGCGGGTGCCCTTGATGCTGTTTCGTACCTATCTTCTGGCCGGGATGCTGGCCTCGATCGCGGGGATCGTCATCGCGGCGCGGACTTCTTCGATCAAATGGGACTATGGCAGCTCTTACGTGCTGGTCGCCATCCTGATCGCCGTCATGGCGGGGGTGCGCCCCGAGGGCGGCTACGGGCGGGTGATCTGCGTCCTGCTCTCGGCCATCGCGCTGCAGATCCTGTCGAGCCTGTTCAACTTCATGCAGATCTCGAACTTCTTCCGCGACTGCGCATGGGGGCTGCTGCTGCTGGCGTTCCTTGCCAACGCGCGGCTCGACTGGGCGCGCTACACAAGTGCCCTGAGGCGCCGGCACCCCGCCGCCGCCTGACAAGG is a window of Ponticoccus alexandrii DNA encoding:
- a CDS encoding dihydroxyacetone kinase subunit DhaK, which translates into the protein MQRLFNDPDDIVDETVSGFVRAHADLVSLSSANPRVVLARGCGETGRVGVVTGGGSGHEPAFVGYAGPGMVDAVAVGELFSSPTAKAFLEAMRAADGGAGVAVLYGNYAGDNMNVKMAARMAAKEGIEVRTVVANDDVCSAPAEERAKRRGVAGEILMWKVGGAKAATGASLAEVQATAQKAIDATRSVGVGLAPCTLPANGKPNFDIPAGKMEVGIGHHGEPGTEVADLESADAVANRMLQIVLDDHDLDSGDRVCVLLSGLGATPINELYVVYDRIARGLEDKGISIHRPFVGNYFTSLDMMGVTLTVMKLDDELAALIDAPATAPGMTVQG
- a CDS encoding ABC transporter permease, translating into MKSRRLDPQLVFLVGINAAIVIAAMALVGERFMSLYNFQSMGTQVPELALLALGVMLAMVSGNGGIDLSGIALANLSGVVAYLATSAAFDASVAPVAFFAMFAGIALLTGVAGGALNGALIGFAGMTPIIATLGTQLLFTGVAVGLTGGSALQLGYVPVIDDFGNMPYMGVPRTFAILIVIALALAALLRFSRFGIHLFLMGSNPKAARFAGVRVPLMLFRTYLLAGMLASIAGIVIAARTSSIKWDYGSSYVLVAILIAVMAGVRPEGGYGRVICVLLSAIALQILSSLFNFMQISNFFRDCAWGLLLLAFLANARLDWARYTSALRRRHPAAA